ACACCTCCTTCTTTAAGCAACATTTTAGGCTAAAGCTCTGTAACCATTTTGTGGTGGCTTCCAATTAAATTTATTGTATGTTCCTCTTCCCTAAAATTTTCTCTACCAATAGCTAGACACCTCTTTGTAATAGATATTCTTACTTAAAAAAAAGGTTCTAGGAATGACAATAAAGTTCAAATAGCCAAGCTAGTAAGAAAACAAGGTTTtataaaattaatagaaaatgtgaACCTAGAGGTTATAGAGGTAAGTGAAATTAATGTTAGTCATGGGCATGCTTATTGACCATTAAAAGAATTTTTctataaatataaaaaatcttagatttaaattataatatttttaaattgtttttttcttatgttttaaCATATTTTAATAAGAAAGTATTAATTTAAACTATtataaatatacacatacataaTTAAATAGATGAAAAACTTTGATCACTTCCTTCAACTTAATCTacactttatttatcattttatttgtcTAAGTTAAAAGACCTAAAGAAAAATGATACACTAATAGTCGTACATCACCGATATATTTATTAATGTATTTATACAACGCTATAATATGTGTTTCTTTTtagattaaaaaattaatttcaatCACTCGAAATTAACACTAACAATACAATAAAAATGTGGCCCGTGACCTAAATAAATGCTATCATGATTATTATCTATGCACAAATAAAGAGTCGTGTCCCCTAGACAAAGTAAACCATACATGTGTTTAGGGCAAGATAGGTGAATAGGGGAGATATATTTAGGGCAAGATTCTCCATTATACACCTCCCAACAGACATACTCTCTACAAAAACAGTAATGGATACTAAGTGTATGGACGTTATCAACAATGAAGATGAAGGGTTAGAAATATCAGAATTACTGCTGAATACAATGGAGGAGAAGGGAAGGGATACTGTAGGCAATGAAAGGAGCGATGAAGAATCAGCTTGGTCTGAATTCCCTGAGCATATAGTGGAGGAGATATTTTCGAACCTACTTTTCGAATTCACTCTTCCATTTCGTATTGTTTGTAAGCAATGGAATAAGCTCTTATCCTCTAACAGATTTCTATCTTCATTGGCAGAGAGCGATCCATGGATTCTTCTATGCAGCTCAACGCATTGCATGGCATACTGTTTTCTCTCGCAGTCTTGGAAGACTCTTTCCCTTAGTTTCTTGCCAAGCCGAACAAGAAAAAGTCTCTCACTAGGCAATTCAAGATTTTCTAGTTCAGGTGCAGGCCTACTGCTAATCGAATTCGGATGGCCTCGGAAATATATGATCTGTAATCCAATTACAAGGACCTACAGATATATTCCCCCCGTCATATCACAGAGTGCAACTTTATCGGCAATAATGGACAACGGGGAGGCCTACAAAATTGTGGGCGTGACACATGAAAGAAACCCCGGTTCCCTACAAATTTACCATTGTTCTAAAGCGTCATGCCAGATTGAACTTGAGTTGCTACTCGAGCCAAGAGATTTTCCTGTTTCTCATATTTGTTGTGCCAAGGGTCTTCTCATGTGCATATTAAACCATGGGGAATTTGTGGTTTGGAACATGGAAGATAAGCAAGTGCAACGATTTTCCTTTCCGTACCCGAATCTATATATTCCAGGGGGTAGGATAAACACATGGACCGAACGACTGGTTGTATGTGTGTCGTCGATCCTGTTTGTAAGAACATATTATTCCGACTCCGTTTGTACCTCTTTCGTGATTATATGGGAATTGTTCGAGGAAGAGAGCTCTATATGGAGTTGGAAAGAGATGACAAGAATGCCTCCTGATTTGTGTCGTAAATTTTTTAATGCGCGTTCAATTAAAATGGGAAAGTTTTCAGAGTATGAGACTTTCATTGTTGGAAATTTTCTCTGTTTCAGAAGTGGGTATAGAAATACGAAGCTATTTGTCTACATCTTACAGGGGAAGGGCTGGAGTCGGATCAGAGTTCCTGGTTCTGTCAGATTTAGAAGGTATAACACAAATTTTGAGTTTCAACCTAAGCCAGGCATGAAGATATAGGTTTCCCTTATATGTTTTGTAGTAACTTGATCTGATCTATTTAGAACATATAGTAACTTGATCTGATCTGTTTAAAACATATAGTAACTTGATTTGATCTGTTTAGAACATACATTACATGGCAGGATGAATATTTTTGTAAAAAATCTGAAAgagaaatcatttgaaactttcttttcttttatttgtataaattcaataaattaagaatttttattatctatttttatatcagattttttatatatattttattttgttggaatCGGAATCTGTAAAAtagattatattaaattttaattaatacaaTTCTAATATCAATATCAgcaattccaatgttttcaatcaatatatacttatctcaaaaccattTGATATATTAAATTCTGACAGATTCTATATACCTACATCAAAGAAAAGATAAAACCTTATGATTATTttttctcataatcatttattaggtttgACATTATTCTTATTTAAACCTCTAATTTATTGCATAATATTGAGTATAAATTATGTGATGAGCATTTGGGTGTTTAAATTTTAGTTTTATCATTTAAAGATTTAAAAaggaattagttgttaatagattcaAATCAACTTAGAAATTGAAAAGGTTACAATTATCTCGTATGAACACCTAGTTAGATACCATGGCCATGGTTTTTCGAACCTAGTTAGATACCATGGCCATGGTTTTTCCAACTTACACACATGATGCAAATACAAGGAATAAATATATAACTATCAAGTAATTGTGAAGAAGATTAAATCACTAGATTTGTTTGATAGAAAAATGCAAACACAATGATTCTTTGATGAAGATCATATTTTAGAGAAGTTAGAACTATCAAAGGAAGAAAAGCCATATGGAGGATGACTGTGCTTAGAATTTATTTTAGGATTAAATTGACATTCAAATGATTCCATTTATTTATGGTAAGATTGTAAAGCTTGTATAGTTGCTTTATTATTTAATAGTGACTTTTTAGTGGCTAATTTACACTAGTTGGCTAAAAATTGAAACATGGGAATctaaatttggctaatagtttaaGATTTAAGGTAACCTAAATTTACACATtgagaaaaaatatatttaaatattatttaaattatcaaataaattgTCTTTATTAAAATATTTAGCTCAAAGATTTGTCATGATATTCAATATATGATTAGATTAGATTCAATTAAATTTTATAACTTATTTTAGAAATCTGATTAATTTTCCAATTATATCTCATAATTATTAGATACTTTATGTCTATATCATGAATCTTTAGTTGTCCCCATATGCTTATGGGGTGTGAAAGTTATTGTGGGTTTTTTATCTCAGTGAATATCTATAGTCATGAAGAATTTTTTGGTCCCATTAGAATTTAAAAATAAAGTTACAGTTATCTAATATAATATAATGAGAGTTGTTtgattataatttaaaataatggtGTCAACTAAATATTATAGTGTCTACCTCTTAACCCATCAATGATATGCATTATTTTATTATCATCTAAGATTCATGAATAGTTTCTACAAACAAattgtgattttaaaaaaaaaaataccaataaaaataatattttttccaaaaaaaaatggagagattcaccaataaaaaataatatttattaccAAAAAAGGAAAGGTTCATTAAGATTTTATATGGTAATTTGAGGTGGAATTTATTAGATTTATCCTCATCGGGGATTATTTAAAACCCTCGCAAGAGATTGTTGAATTGTTCTTGTATAGTTGAATATTTAGATTTGGTAAGCAATGACTCAGTAATTTGTAGTAGTATGTATTTATTTTACAATATAAACTAGTATATTTATTTTTGTCCTTGTAAATCAGCTAATTTCATTTTAGTTATGttagttataattataattatagttaTGAATAATTTCTTTGATAGGTTAATATGACATTGAGGGGCCACACATGTATAAGATgtatatttatagaaaaaaagtattACATAGTAAGCTCCTAGCTAGGTAGAAAGACAAAAAATTCCATCTTAGATGAAAGTTGATGCTACAAAACTAACTCAAATAAGTATGCTACTAGAGTTTTTGATTAGtgtaattttttttcaaagaaacAATCACTAAAGACAATCTAGATGCCAAGCCATAGTGggctagaagcaatacaaacaaaaaCATGGTCTAACAACTAAGAAATTATACTATTTTGTTCAACATTTGAACTGTCTTAAAAATTTTATCAATAAAATTCTTATTGATCTTAGCAAGCTCCCCCATATCAAGAAATTATACGATTATAATTTCGTTCAACATTTGAACTAacttaaaaaatttattaataaaattctTATTGATATCAACAAGATCCTCCATATCATTGGCTTTGACTTTCTTACCttcagagataactttaagaaaaCCCCCCTCAAAAACAaatataaaatcttggtgaatttttatttattttgcataaaaagaaatcgttaatgagtttaaagggtagacactactttatttagttactatcattaatttaaattaatttaatgccCCTCTTGTgacattacaacttgtaggtacaattttcCTCATTGAATGCAATCACGGTCATTAGATTATATTccaaatcaatggtggcaactaaatattATTGATAAAACCCTTAactaactaataattatgatgtattattggcaagttaatttaattttttataataaattataaaattttggcaaatttgatccaatcatatattgaatattttggcgaatctttgagtttagaaatttaataaaataaatcctcTTGTAATTTAAATaagaacaaaataaaatttaataaaaatgtcaTGATTTAGatcaccttaaaacttgaactattaaacaaattttgatttttcagattttaaaaattagccaattgatgaatattagccactaaaaaaatcactactTACATTCATTCCTACTGAAAGTAGGAGTTGAAGGTCTCTAATTAATTTGGGTCTCACCTATCGAGATGGACTCTTTCTTCTTGTATTTGTCGCAAACTGATATGGAGGGGGAAGCATGAATGGCTGAAAGGGAGATATTGAGAAAGAGATTTTTCATTTAATCTTGGGAGTCATAGATAAATTGTTCATTACTTTAAAAACTCTCAATTTCTTATTGAATTTAtcatttataataaattataagatTATTactgtaagtttcttcaaaataattattgcTAATTATTTTTCAGGTATATCTATTATTTTGGTAGGAGATTTGGGCCAATTGCCTCCAGTCAATGATAGACTAGCATATGATAGCAACAAACGAGCAAAGTTAATATGGGAGGAATTCAAAACTATAGTAACTTTAGATAAGATATTTAGACAAAATGAGGAAAATGTCAAAAAATAGAGATTTCATCAACTGCTGACAAATCTACGTGATGCAAACCCACAAATAGAAtattggaagttgttgatgaaaaggaTCCCTGGCAACATGGATGTTCTCTACAAATGACATCATTCATAACCATAATAAGAAAATGTTACATCCGTTGAAGCAACCTGTTGCACGTAGTGTTGCCACAAAAGTAGGGAGTGTTAATATAGAAGAAGATTGTTCAAGTGATGAAATTGAACTAGAATTATTTCTCACTAAGAATTAAAGGGTCATGCTCACTTCAAATATTTGGATTCAAGCTAGTCTTGTAAATGAAGCGCTAGGATATATTCGAAAGATTGTCTACAAATCAAGAAGTGCTCCACCCGAACCACCCACTTATGTAATTGTTGAGTTTGATAACTATTCTGGATTACCTTTTGAAGATCATCATTTGAGTACAATTCCAATAACACCTATTCAGAAAAGAAGAATGCTTCAACTACCATTGAGATTGGCATGGGCATTAACCATACATAAATCTCAAGGATTAACTCTTCCAAATGAAATAATTGATATAGGACCCAGACAAAGAATAGGGTTGACATTTctgacaattttaattttaaaatctctAGAGAGTCTAAGAATAATGCCCTCGTTCACATATGACCGttacaagaaaatgaaaaatggtaGACATCTTGCTAAGCACAGAGCTCAAGAATACAAGCTCAAAGTTTTAGAAGAAAATTTATGTAACCCTTTCAAATTTATATCAATTTCTAAACATACCTATGTATCCTTGTATCATTTTTTAGTTTCTTTGAACAAAATTGAATGCCTAGATAAGTGTTGTTATGCTTCATTTTGAGTTACTCTATTAACTTGCACTTTTCAAAAATGTTTACTATCATTTATATTTGatgtagaaaataaataaaatttcatgatTAATTGTAATGTGAAAACTAATTAAATTTCTATAACTAAAAATTATAGGTCTAAAAATATGTTGAAATGCTCCCTTTTAAGTTAATTTAATATACTTAAATttactaatatattattaaatatataattttattaatcattgattatatataattaacatattttatttttattttattttaatatcgaCAATATATGTAATCCTAATATAATAATTTTAGTTGTATTATTGTATATATATAGGCttcaatatattaataatatttataacattaaaattatttattccttttttatcttatatttaatttaattatatactagataaaaaatatatattgatatatttatCAAAGATATATTTTAATATTACTAAATTGCATGAGGAAAGATTTAGatacaaattttaaataatttagaaaaaaaattaaaacatactaattattatttgtaatgccccaccaggaaaccctgaagggataagctaaaacacaagaatagagtgcaaataatttattttttttaaagtaaacacaacacaatgatacaatgagatatcaaagtttAGATTACATAATGAAAgatatcaactaacacctaaagagtttcccaacatgattacttaattcaaaatttagcTTAACTCACACTAactaatccaataagctgattatcttaataacgagataattcttaaacaacgATAATCTCTTTCAGAAGAAAAAAATATAGacaacatgataaggttcatccattgacaTAAAAGTATAGgtaacatgataaggttcatccaataAGATTTAACCATACCTTtcattcaaactttcattaaaacctaagtcatgcatctaatattATAGtatac
The nucleotide sequence above comes from Cryptomeria japonica chromosome 11, Sugi_1.0, whole genome shotgun sequence. Encoded proteins:
- the LOC131034499 gene encoding F-box only protein 6-like; its protein translation is MDTKCMDVINNEDEGLEISELLLNTMEEKGRDTVGNERSDEESAWSEFPEHIVEEIFSNLLFEFTLPFRIVCKQWNKLLSSNRFLSSLAESDPWILLCSSTHCMAYCFLSQSWKTLSLSFLPSRTRKSLSLGNSRFSSSGAGLLLIEFGWPRKYMICNPITRTYRYIPPVISQSATLSAIMDNGEAYKIVGVTHERNPGSLQIYHCSKASCQIELELLLEPRDFPVSHICCAKGLLMCILNHGEFVVWNMEDKQVQRFSFPYPNLYIPGGRINTWTERLVVCVSSILFVRTYYSDSVCTSFVIIWELFEEESSIWSWKEMTRMPPDLCRKFFNARSIKMGKFSEYETFIVGNFLCFRSGYRNTKLFVYILQGKGWSRIRVPGSVRFRRYNTNFEFQPKPGMKI